The genomic region GGGATCTCCTGATCACCAATATCCAACTCCGCCCGCAGCATCATGCCTTCGCTCAGGCCGGGACGCAGACGGCCCGGGACATCCACAACAATCTGCAGATACTCCACATCGGCATATTTCAGCAGGGGCTGGCCCGGTTGAACAGTGTCACCCACCTCGACAAACTTCTTCATGATCACGCCGCTAAAAGGCGCCAAACTCTTGGCATCCCGAAGCTTGGCATCAATCGCCCTGATCTCGGACTGCACGCGAACGATCGTATTGCGCGCCGACTGGACACGGGTCTGGGACGAGTAGATATCGGCGCCGCGCTCAACATCGCGGTCGCGTTCACCCATCATGTCTTCCATGGGACTGGTGAACATTTGATCAAACAGGTTGGGTACACCCATGCCGCCCATCGAGGATTTGGTTTTGGGCGACCAGAGTTCGCGATTGTACTGCACACCGGCATTTCGCAGCTGGACATCGGCATTGGCCAGCTGCGCCATTGCAGCCTGACGCTTGGCGCGTAACTCGCTTTCATCCAGCTCCACCAGCAGATCGCTATCCTTGAAGGCATCACCTTCGATGCCCGCGAGAAACTTGACCCGGCCCGGCAACTGCGCCGATAGGGTCACCTCTTTGTACGGCACCACGGTGCCGCCAAGAGAGACATGCGGCACGCCCTGCGACTGCTGCACAACAAAGTAATCACCGCCACTCACTGGCACCTGCGCCACTGCACTGGCAGATACCGCCATCGCAGATGCGATCCCGACGCCCAAAATCAACGCCTTTAGTCTGTCACCCATAGTTCCGTACTATCCAATGCTTGAAGTGAAATTGTGGAAAATAGCCTGATGCAACTGCCATCCTCGATGCCATGAGTTAGCAGAGGGATGAAAAACCATCCAATAATCAGGCACGCCCCATCACTGAGAAACTCTTGATGAACGGCTTCGCCATGCGCGGATCCTTGATCATGGCGGTGTAGTCTCCAACCACGAACTTCATCTTGCGCGAGGTAAATGCCATGCCGAGGCCCATCATACCGGGGGGTTTGGACATCCATTTGCGCCACTGCTCATCAGAGGCACGGATATCCCAATTCATCTCCTGGCCATCGAAGGCGCCGGCAGCTGTCGCCTTGCCGTTTTCCACCACGAGCATACCCTTGGGTGCTGTTTCGCCATCGAATCCATATCCGATCACACTGTTGAAGCCTATCTGGGCCAGAGCATCTGACAACTCAGGTTCGGCGTTCCAGTGTTCCATGAAACTCTTCATCCACTCATCGGAAAACAGATCGGCCATGTTGCCTCCTCAGGCTTGCATTCAGTTGATTTTTTTTCGGGACAAGCCCTGTCTGGAGGGAGTGTCTCGGAACCTATCAGTATCCACGAAGCAGATTACCAATGCAAATAAACAGCCCTCAAAAACGCCTGTCATATAGGAGTTTTAGTAATTGCCCAACTTCCTAAATATTTAGTTATCAACGACCTAGAAACAACAACCAGAGGATGTTCGATTTTCGGGAAAATTAAACTCAAAATAGGCCTGTTGCCACCCTGTTTCACGCGCTAGTATTTACCGCATAAAGAATTAAAAAGCGCCCGCTTGCAATTAGGAGTCAAACTGAAGATGCACCCCGCCGGACAGATTATAGAGTCGCGTTTAGCACATCTTGAATCCCACCTCGAGCAGGAAAACCCGGTTCTGCTGAAAACCGTGCAGAGCTTCCGCATGCTCGACGGCATCGCCTTCAGGCTTGGGTTGCTGGAGGGGGACAACTCCTTTGCAACTCAGATCCCCTGGTGGCCCCTTATCTCGATCCTCGGCACCTTCTCGGCGGGCAAATCGACCTTCATCAACCACTATATCGAGCACAAGATGCAACGCTCCGGCAACCAGGCCGTGGACGACAAGTTCACCGTGCTCTGTTACAGCCGGGAAGAGACGGCGCACGCCCTGCCCGGCGTGGCACTGGATTCCGATCCCCGCTTTCCTTTCTATCAGATGTCCAACGAGATCGAAAAGGTGGCGGAAGGCGAAGGCGCCCGCATCGACGCCTATCTGCAGCTGAAGACCTGTCCCAGCCAAAAACTGAAAGGCAAGATACTCATCGACTCCCCTGGATTCGATGCCGACGCACAACGCACCTCCACACTGCGCATCACCGACCACATTATCGATCTCTCCGACCTGGTACTGGTCTTCTTTGACGCCAGGCACCCGGAACCCGGTGCAATGCAGGACACGCTCAGCCATCTGATAGAACACACCATCAAACGCCCCGACTCGGGAAAATTTCTCTATATTCTTAACCAGATCGATACCACAGCCAGGGAGAACAACCCGGAAGATGTCATTGCCGCATGGCAGCGTGCGTTGGGTGAACGCGGACTCACCGCTGGACGTTTCTACGCCATTTACAATCCCGATGCCGCAGTGCCCATCGAAGACGAAGCCCTGCGTCAACGTTATGAATCAAAACGGGATGAAGACCTCAAGGAGATTCATGGTCGCATGGAAGAGGTCGAGATCGAACGCGCCTATCGCATCGTTGGCGCCCTGGAAAAAACCGCGCGGGATATCGAGGAGCGAACCATCCCAATGGTTATCCGCACCCTCGAAACCTGGCGTAGACGGGTTCTCTGGGGCGACGGGATTGTCATGGGCGGCCTACTACTGTTCCTCCTGGGATTTACCATCAATGCCGGGTACTGGAAGGGTCTCAGCTTCGCTCCACCCTGGCTCGATACCACTCCCGGCAGCATCCAGCCCTGGTTGATGATAATCGGACTGTTGATAGTGCTGACCCTGGTCCATTTCGGCATCAGATCACTGGCAGCCAAGACGCTGCTGGGCTCACTGAGAAAACGGGCTGAAAAGGCCGACTTGAAGGGTAACCCAATTGGCAGCTTTCTGCGCAGCATCAAGCCCTGGCGCAGCATTTTCAGGCGCAACCCTGCCGGCTGGGGCCGCAAGACCCGCCGGCAGTTAAAAAATGTGTTGCAGGAGACAGATCTCTACGTACAGACCCTCAACGATCAGTTCACCAACCCTTCCGGCTCAGCACAAATCACCATGGACGAGGCATCTCCCTCCTTCGCCGATGAACCTGCCGTCAAACAGGCTGCAGCCACGATCGAGAACACTTGAGAAGAGCGCAGGAGCGGCGCCCCGCCGCGAAATTGATGGCATGATCACGGCGGGGCGCCGCTCCTGCGGTGAAAGGGTTGCGCTTAACCGTGTTCGCTCCCGTCAAACACCTTGCGCCGGTTGCGGCCTTCCCGTTTGCACTGGTACATGGCGCGATCGGCTT from Gammaproteobacteria bacterium (ex Lamellibrachia satsuma) harbors:
- a CDS encoding efflux RND transporter periplasmic adaptor subunit — its product is MAVSASAVAQVPVSGGDYFVVQQSQGVPHVSLGGTVVPYKEVTLSAQLPGRVKFLAGIEGDAFKDSDLLVELDESELRAKRQAAMAQLANADVQLRNAGVQYNRELWSPKTKSSMGGMGVPNLFDQMFTSPMEDMMGERDRDVERGADIYSSQTRVQSARNTIVRVQSEIRAIDAKLRDAKSLAPFSGVIMKKFVEVGDTVQPGQPLLKYADVEYLQIVVDVPGRLRPGLSEGMMLRAELDIGDQEIPVRVAQIFPMADAQRHTVTIKFDLPQGVSAPGMYAKVMVPDFNAPARSNPVIPSSAIRYNGSLPGVYVLGDEGKHQLRLIRVGEQLPGGYTTVLSGLKAGERVARNPGVGISAGWTSPAR
- a CDS encoding dynamin family protein, translated to MHPAGQIIESRLAHLESHLEQENPVLLKTVQSFRMLDGIAFRLGLLEGDNSFATQIPWWPLISILGTFSAGKSTFINHYIEHKMQRSGNQAVDDKFTVLCYSREETAHALPGVALDSDPRFPFYQMSNEIEKVAEGEGARIDAYLQLKTCPSQKLKGKILIDSPGFDADAQRTSTLRITDHIIDLSDLVLVFFDARHPEPGAMQDTLSHLIEHTIKRPDSGKFLYILNQIDTTARENNPEDVIAAWQRALGERGLTAGRFYAIYNPDAAVPIEDEALRQRYESKRDEDLKEIHGRMEEVEIERAYRIVGALEKTARDIEERTIPMVIRTLETWRRRVLWGDGIVMGGLLLFLLGFTINAGYWKGLSFAPPWLDTTPGSIQPWLMIIGLLIVLTLVHFGIRSLAAKTLLGSLRKRAEKADLKGNPIGSFLRSIKPWRSIFRRNPAGWGRKTRRQLKNVLQETDLYVQTLNDQFTNPSGSAQITMDEASPSFADEPAVKQAAATIENT
- a CDS encoding SCP-2 sterol transfer family protein is translated as MADLFSDEWMKSFMEHWNAEPELSDALAQIGFNSVIGYGFDGETAPKGMLVVENGKATAAGAFDGQEMNWDIRASDEQWRKWMSKPPGMMGLGMAFTSRKMKFVVGDYTAMIKDPRMAKPFIKSFSVMGRA